GGCGCTGAAGGAAGAAGGCAACCAAGTCAAGGCGCAACTGGCGGATCTGGAGCCGCGCGAGAAGGAAATTAAGGCGCAAATCGAAGCCCTCGTCTTACAATTACCCAATTTGCCCAGCGACACCACGCCGATCGGGAAAGACGAAACGGAGAATGTGGAAGTGCGCCGCTGGGGTGATGAGTACAAACCCAGCCATGCTGTCCTGCCCCACTACGAAATTGCTGAAAAATTGGGGATTCTGACCACCGATCGGGCCACCAAAATTGCCCAGACCCGCTTTGTAGCCTTACTCGGTGCAGGGGCAGCGCTGGAGCGAGCCTTGATTCAGTTCATGCTGGATCAACACATCGCAGCGGGTTACTTGGAAGTCTTGCCGCCCTTTTTGATTAACTCCACGTCGTTAACCGCGACAGGCCAGTTACCCAAGTTCGCGGAAGAAAGCTTTAAATGTGCTGAGGATGACCTGTGGCTGGCTCCGACGGCAGAAGTACCGGTGACTAACCTCTATCGGGATGAAATTATCGATAGCGGCCAGTTACCGATTCACCACTGTGCCTATACCCCCTGTTTCCGGCGGGAGGCGGGTAGCTATGGTCGGGATACCCGTGGGTTGATCCGGCTGCACCAATTCAACAAGGTTGAGCTCGTCAAACTGGTGCGGCCCGAAACCTCTGAGGAAGAGCACCAAAAACTGGTCGCCAGTGCTGAATCCATCCTGCAAGCCTTGAAACTGCCCTACCGCACGATCGAACTGTGTACAGGGGATATCGGGTTTGGTGCAGCGAAGTGCTATGACTTAGAAGTTTGGCTACCCTCCGGCAATACCTATCGGGAAATTTCCAGCTGCTCGAACTTCGGTGATTTCCAAGCCCGTCGCGGCAACATTCGCTTTAAGGAATCCGGGCAAAAGGGGACGCAGTTTGTCCATACGTTGAACGGGTCAGGCTTAGCAGTGGGCCGCACCATGGCCGCTGTGTTGGAAAATTACCAACAACCCGATGGCACCATCCGAGTGCCCGAAGCCTTGCAGCCCTATCTCAAGCGGGAAGTGCTGTAGGGCAGGGGTTTTCTGGCCATAGTTCTAGCCATAGTTCTAGCCGTAGTTGGGTAGACAAGCCATCATCGGCTAGAAAATTTGGGGGACGATCGGCGAGATATCCGATCGTCCCCTGCTGTTATCTAGCTTTGGCTGCGATCGCTTAGAGAGACCCGGTTAAAGATAACCGTGTTCTGCTAGGAAATCGGTGGAAATAGCTGCATCGTGGGAGGCATAGCCATTCCCCGATCGGCTGCCCAGGGGGGGATTGGAAGCGGTACGATCGCTGCGCAAGAATTTTTCAACGTATTTGCCCAAAATATCGCCTTCCAAATTGACCCAGCTTCCCGGTTGAAGGTGACACAAATTGGTCGCCGTATAGGTGTGAGGAATCACTGCCACACTAAAGCGCGTCCCTTCCAGGTTACAATCAGCCACGGTCAAGCTAATCCCATTGACGGACACACTGCCCTTGGAGAGGATGTATCGGGCAACGGTGTCACTTTCCGTCGTAAACGTAATATCCCAGGATGTTGCAGCCTGCACAGCGGATTGGAAATACCCGATGCCGTCCACATGGCCGGTGACAAAATGGCCACCGAGTTTACTGCCGATCCTCAGAGACGTTTCTAAGTTAACCCGTTTGACTCGTCCCTCACTGCGACCGAGGGCAGTGCGCCGCATCGTTTCTGGGGAAACATCGGCAATAAATCCGATCGGCAAAATTTTCACCACCGTCAGACACACCCCATCCACAGCCACACTATCTCCCAGTTCTAGGCCCTGGAGAATAATAGAATCCTCTGAACAAGTAATTTCTACATGCTCCGGATCGAGGGTTTGCAAGGTACCAACGTCTTGAACTAGTCCTGTAAACACAGCGTTTGCTTTGACTCAAAAGGGTGGATAGTGTAGCAAATATTTTTTGATCAAATTTTTTAAGTTTTTTAATCAGACTTTTGATTAGATGATCAGAGTTTTGCGATTGACGATAGGAAGATCATTGGTTGAGAATTTCACTTAAGCCGTTTGAAGTTTAATCTACGCTTGAATGTCGTAAACAAGAAAGTCATCGCTTGATATTTCTTCGACTTAGTTTAATGAAAGTACGAAGTCTTTTTTATTTTGGCAAATTCTCTAGGGAATCATTTAGGATTAAATTCAGGGATTTCTGGGATGTAGAAAATGAATTCATCATCTAAGGATCTCTCCATGCGTAGCCCCCAACGCAAAGTTTAGACCATGTTGATAATTAGTCTATATAGATAAGCTTCGTTTGCGACGGGTGTTCTTGAGGCGGGATCTATGATCGAAATGAAAGTGACGACGATCGCGGTGGATGCAGCAACCCGGAGTCCGATCGTCCTGCTCGAAGATGGTACAGGTCGTCGAGCGTTACCCATTTATATCGGGGAAGACCAAGCAAAGGCGATCGGCAGTGTGATGCGCAATATCACGCCGCCGCGCCCAGGTACCCATGATTTATTTGTCAATTTGCTGGATGCTTGGGATATGGCCTTGGATCGCGTTGTCATCCATGCCCTCAAGGACAGTACCTTCTATGCGCTGCTGATCGTTAAACAGGGCGAGTTGAAGCGGGAAATTGATGCGCGACCCAGTGACGCGATCGCCCTAGCCCTGCGAGCAGGGGCTCCCATTTGGGTGATGGAAGAAGTGGTGGCGGATGCTTCCATTCCTGTCGATCGGGATGCCGACGAAGCAGAACGCCAAGCCTTCCGGGATTTTGTGGCTAACTTGAGCCCCTCTCAGTTAATTGAACGGAGTCGCTTTGATGCCAGTGGTGGCTAAGTGAAATCGGCTAAGGCAGAGCGGCTAAGGCTGGGACGTGACACTGGGGGCTACTCCAGAATGTCCGTGACCTTGGTGAGCTCAATTTGATCTGACGGAAGGTCTAAGGGATAGCCCAAGCTGCGGGCTTTTTCGGTCATTTCATCGGAGAAAAAGTCTGGGCCAACGAAGTTATGGCAAGTCGCCCAGTAAACGGGATAGTCGCCTTGGTTATAGCCAAACCAGTCACCGCCGGGATTCAGCAGGTG
The Alkalinema sp. FACHB-956 DNA segment above includes these coding regions:
- the serS gene encoding serine--tRNA ligase; translated protein: MLDLKLLRENPDLVTQKLAQRGGNYDIQPILDLDQQRRDLEQQRSALQARGNEVGKLVGQKMKSGSKPDDPEILALKEEGNQVKAQLADLEPREKEIKAQIEALVLQLPNLPSDTTPIGKDETENVEVRRWGDEYKPSHAVLPHYEIAEKLGILTTDRATKIAQTRFVALLGAGAALERALIQFMLDQHIAAGYLEVLPPFLINSTSLTATGQLPKFAEESFKCAEDDLWLAPTAEVPVTNLYRDEIIDSGQLPIHHCAYTPCFRREAGSYGRDTRGLIRLHQFNKVELVKLVRPETSEEEHQKLVASAESILQALKLPYRTIELCTGDIGFGAAKCYDLEVWLPSGNTYREISSCSNFGDFQARRGNIRFKESGQKGTQFVHTLNGSGLAVGRTMAAVLENYQQPDGTIRVPEALQPYLKREVL
- a CDS encoding riboflavin synthase — protein: MFTGLVQDVGTLQTLDPEHVEITCSEDSIILQGLELGDSVAVDGVCLTVVKILPIGFIADVSPETMRRTALGRSEGRVKRVNLETSLRIGSKLGGHFVTGHVDGIGYFQSAVQAATSWDITFTTESDTVARYILSKGSVSVNGISLTVADCNLEGTRFSVAVIPHTYTATNLCHLQPGSWVNLEGDILGKYVEKFLRSDRTASNPPLGSRSGNGYASHDAAISTDFLAEHGYL
- a CDS encoding bifunctional nuclease family protein, translated to MIEMKVTTIAVDAATRSPIVLLEDGTGRRALPIYIGEDQAKAIGSVMRNITPPRPGTHDLFVNLLDAWDMALDRVVIHALKDSTFYALLIVKQGELKREIDARPSDAIALALRAGAPIWVMEEVVADASIPVDRDADEAERQAFRDFVANLSPSQLIERSRFDASGG